In Musa acuminata AAA Group cultivar baxijiao chromosome BXJ3-9, Cavendish_Baxijiao_AAA, whole genome shotgun sequence, a single genomic region encodes these proteins:
- the LOC135649136 gene encoding NDR1/HIN1-like protein 2 yields the protein MATHSKPTGEPVVIGYPAAGITAPLPSATAYTYATPRPDHYYADPRTGAAFSANHNLLLYRILIAAAVAFLLVGFISFFLWLFLRPSAPVFIVSSATVSAFNLSSPSGPSPQLSSSFNVALNVSNPNKKMGVNYFHVAAAVAYDGVILAETALSPFYQEGRTSTTLQATLATRQESVGLDVARGMSRDRATSGAVRFDVMVEAWVWFKTSAWSTSSSVMKVYCEGISISLINETVTSGSMAGPTKQCQVNIGW from the coding sequence atggcGACCCACTCCAAGCCCACCGGCGAACCTGTCGTCATCGGGTACCCGGCGGCGGGAATTACAGCGCCTCTCCCGTCCGCTACCGCGTACACCTACGCCACGCCGCGGCCCGACCACTACTACGCCGACCCGCGCACTGGCGCCGCCTTCTCCGCCAACCACAACCTTCTCCTCTACCGCATCCTCATCGCCGCTGCCGTCGCCTTCCTCCTCGTCGGCTTCATCTCCTTCTTCCTCTGGCTCTTCCTCCGCCCCAGCGCCCCCGTCTTCATCGTCTCCTCCGCCACCGTCTCCGCCTTCAACCTCTCCTCCCCCTCCGGGCCCTCCCCGCAGCTCTCCTCCTCCTTCAATGTCGCCCTCAACGTCTCCAACCCTAATAAGAAGATGGGCGTCAACTACTTCCACGTCGCCGCTGCCGTGGCATACGACGGCGTCATCCTCGCGGAGACAGCACTTTCCCCTTTCTATCAGGAGGGAAGAACCTCCACCACATTGCAGGCAACGCTGGCAACGCGGCAGGAGTCTGTGGGTCTTGACGTGGCGAGGGGGATGTCACGCGATCGTGCGACCAGCGGCGCCGTCCGGTTCGACGTGATGGTGGAGGCGTGGGTTTGGTTTAAGACGAGCGCGTGGAGTACGAGCAGCAGCGTCATGAAAGTGTACTGCGAGGGCATCAGTATATCGCTCATCAACGAGACGGTCACCTCTGGATCGATGGCTGGGCCAACAAAGCAATGTCAGGTCAACATAGGATGGTGA
- the LOC135649346 gene encoding NDR1/HIN1-like protein 1, whose product MKKDCGIHGEQKRHKLYRRLFATFLVLVILAFLAVLVVWLVLRPTKPRFYLQDADLLRFNLTPGAAPLLTSVVQVTLSSRNPNDRIGVYYDRLDAFVLYNSQQVTAATALPSGYQGHNDVTVWSPYLYGADVPLAPYLADALSQDENAGYLLLYVRVDGLLRWKVGTWISGHYHLQANCPAFLTVDTAKSHGGAPPLFRFQQITACSVDV is encoded by the coding sequence ATGAAGAAGGACTGCGGCATCCATGGAGAGCAGAAGCGGCACAAGCTGTACCGCCGCCTGTTCGCGACCTTTCTGGTGCTTGTCATCCTCGCTTTCCTCGCCGTCCTCGTCGTTTGGCTCGTCCTCCGCCCCACCAAGCCCAGGTTCTACCTCCAGGACGCCGACCTCCTCCGGTTCAACCTCACCCCTGGCGCCGCCCCCCTCCTCACCTCCGTCGTCCAGGTCACCCTCTCCTCCCGCAACCCCAACGACCGCATCGGCGTCTACTACGACCGCCTCGACGCCTTCGTCCTCTACAACAGCCAGCAGGTCACCGCCGCCACCGCCCTCCCCTCCGGCTACCAGGGCCACAACGACGTCACCGTCTGGTCCCCGTACCTCTACGGCGCCGACGTCCCTCTCGCCCCTTACCTCGCCGACGCCCTCTCCCAGGACGAGAACGCCGGCTACCTCCTTCTCTACGTCCGCGTCGACGGCCTCCTCCGGTGGAAGGTCGGCACCTGGATCTCCGGTCACTACCACCTCCAGGCCAACTGCCCCGCCTTCCTCACCGTCGACACCGCCAAGTCCCACGGCGGCGCCCCGCCCTTGTTCCGATTCCAGCAGATCACCGCCTGCAGCGTCGACGTCTGA
- the LOC135649347 gene encoding NDR1/HIN1-like protein 10: MSNSKQGHLNGAYYGPPVPPTQSYHSVGSRSSCGPCCLLCTLFKFIISIVIIVGIVVLVVWLVFRPNEVKVYVGTASLTQFAFSSNNNSLQYNLSMDMSIRNPNKRISIYYDYVEARALYDGSRFDYDVLPTFYQGHKNTTMLYPAFQGTNLLLGDSIATTYNREKQEGYYYVDVKLYTRLRLKVWIFKIHYNKQKIDCSLKLPVPGSSGKFEGTKCDVDLF; encoded by the coding sequence ATGTCAAACTCGAAGCAAGGCCACCTGAACGGAGCCTACTACGGCCCTCCGGTCCCTCCGACGCAGTCCTACCACAGCGTGGGCAGCCGCTCCAGCTGCGGCCCCTGCTGCCTCCTCTGCACCCTCTTCAAGTTCATCATCTCCATCGTCATCATCGTCGGCATCGTCGTTCTCGTCGTCTGGCTTGTCTTCCGCCCCAACGAAGTCAAGGTGTACGTCGGCACCGCCTCGCTCACGCAGTTCGCCTTCTCCAGCAACAACAACAGTCTGCAGTACAACCTCAGCATGGACATGAGCATCCGCAACCCGAACAAGCGGATCAGCATCTACTACGACTACGTGGAGGCCCGAGCGCTGTACGACGGATCGAGGTTCGACTACGACGTCCTCCCCACCTTCTACCAGGGCCACAAGAACACCACCATGCTGTACCCGGCGTTCCAGGGCACGAACCTCTTGCTCGGCGACTCCATCGCCACGACCTACAACAGAGAGAAGCAGGAAGGCTACTACTACGTCGACGTGAAGCTTTACACCAGGCTGAGGCTGAAGGTTTGGATCTTTAAGATCCATTACAACAAGCAAAAGATCGACTGCAGCTTGAAGCTTCCGGTGCCCGGGAGCTCGGGCAAGTTCGAGGGGACAAAGTGTGATGTGGATCTCTTCTGA